Proteins encoded within one genomic window of Camelina sativa cultivar DH55 chromosome 19, Cs, whole genome shotgun sequence:
- the LOC104767354 gene encoding UPF0481 protein At3g47200-like → MDGELSRTVSEQETMINGISRLTPNLQYEPGGIRSHCIFKISDRIRGNNNKAYDPEFVSIGPYHHGKEQLRTIEEEHKPRFLRMFAEEARKNGVARKELMFAVSDCVEALRDSYAEKLVGVDRDQLLNMMLMDGCFILTLFLSVSMGLELDTKDDPIFQTPSILNCIRSDLLLVENQVPFCLLETLLETSRISVTSDSLKKMAFKFFSDSRLLPKSSRLSNFSTDEQPKHLLDLMRQTLIPDKETSPNQNHTSRSISGSRPYSRPCIVSATRLCNNGLVLKPREKADTLLDIQLKEGVLEIPPLILDDLSSQVFLNFVAFERHYGYCSKHIMSYVVLMSGLINNKADVRFLSKQGILENCNEIDYKEVSRFFKTVGNDVRLDISASYLAPVFEGLNKHTSKEVSKLQKVLCFKL, encoded by the coding sequence ATGGACGGAGAGCTTTCAAGAACAGTATCTGAGCAAGAGACCATGATTAATGGAATTAGTCGTTTGACTCCAAATCTTCAATATGAACCAGGCGGTATCCGATCTCATTGCATCTTCAAGATCAGTGATCGCATTcgtggaaacaacaacaaagcataCGATCCAGAGTTTGTTTCAATTGGACCATACCATCACGGGAAAGAACAACTCCGTACGATTGAAGAAGAGCACAAGCCTCGATTCTTGCGTATGTTTGCTGAAGAAGCTAGGAAAAATGGTGTAGCTCGCAAAGAGTTGATGTTTGCTGTATCTGATTGCGTGGAAGCTCTGAGGGATTCGTATGCGGAGAAACTTGTCGGTGTAGATCGGGATCAACTGCTCAACATGATGCTTATGGATGGTTGTTTCATTCTTACGCTCTTCTTGAGCGTCTCCATGGGACTTGAACTCGATACAAAAGACGATCCGATTTTTCAGACGCCTTCCATTCTCAACTGTATCCGCAGTGATCTTCTATTGGTGGAGAATCAGGTGCCGTTCTGTCTTCTCGAAACTCTCTTAGAAACCTCGAGAATCTCGGTGACCTCTGATAGTTTGAAGAAGATGGCATTCAAATTCTTCAGCGATTCAAGACTACTACCAAAAAGCTCTCGGTTAAGTAACTTTAGTACTGATGAACAACCAAAACATCTCCTCGATCTCATGCGCCAAACTTTAATCCCGGACAAAGAGACATCCCCAAATCAAAATCACACAAGTCGGTCTATTTCTGGTTCACGCCCTTATTCCCGTCCATGTATTGTCTCTGCCACGAGACTCTGTAACAATGGATTAGTACTTAAGCCGAGGGAAAAGGCAGATACGCTGTTAGATatacagctcaaggaaggtgtGCTCGAGATACCACCATTAATCTTGGACGACTTGAGCAGCCAAgtttttctcaactttgttGCTTTTGAGCGGCACTACGGCTATTGCTCAAAGCACATAATGAGCTACGTAGTTTTGATGTCTGGCCTCATCAACAACAAGGCTGACGTACGCTTCCTAAGCAAACAAGGGATCCTCGAAAACTGTAATGAGATCGATTATAAGGAAGTTTCTCGGTTCTTCAAGACCGTAGGTAATGACGTTCGTCTCGACATATCTGCAAGTTATCTGGCGCCAGTGTTTGAAGGTCTTAACAAGCATACTTCAAAAGAGGTTTCTAAACTTCAAAAAGTGTTATGTTTTAAATTGTAA
- the LOC109130768 gene encoding uncharacterized protein LOC109130768, with translation FVVEWKQGSRERQVGEKMREALEVNLRDKERERVSICSAKNKKW, from the exons TTTGTTGTTGAGTGGAAACAAGGAAGCAGAGAGAGACAAGTAggagagaagatgagagaggCTTTGGAAGTGAATTTGAGGGATAAGGAGAGGGAGAGGGTGTCAATTTGTAGTGCCAAAAA tAAAAAGTGGTAA
- the LOC104764285 gene encoding protein FANTASTIC FOUR 4-like, whose translation MATVVYQSYFESQHFEPRALRLRLSSPNNLHLSTPLRSHFQEDSSVTPQDNTTTTNAASLPSSSPKPDSNSASWSFLESLSNSSSNDEEKKTLSVFQSPSSRRTLSDESLALCTESLGSETGSDIIHEDEFLFSVSSELQAMETKTASATSRSSRQDKRRNMMASLPPPLTSMSGFDCIEVKSHRENGRLVMTAAKPLPRNRCIQDRSNGCVRLAILIDSDDHIDTETKEEEEETTETMRDNEEEIPEHDEEKVEEDDEEEVEEEIEVKCVEKVQRSRRCTEGDRENRGFLNWESFCVATS comes from the coding sequence ATGGCAACTGTTGTGTATCAATCTTACTTTGAGTCTCAGCACTTTGAGCCAAGGGCTCTAAGACTCAGACTCTCTTCTCCTAATAATCTTCACTTATCCACACCTCTCAGATCCcattttcaagaagattctTCCGTTACTCCACAAGACAACACTACTACCACAAATGCAGCCTCCTTGCCCTCATCAAGTCCGAAGCCGGACTCTAACTCGGCAAGTTGGAGCTTCCTCGAGTCCCTTTCAAATTCGAGCTCtaatgatgaagagaagaagacattaTCAGTATTTCAATCTCCATCTTCGCGTAGAACTCTCAGCGATGAGAGCTTAGCGTTGTGCACTGAGAGCCTAGGGAGCGAGACGGGTTCTGATATCATTCATGAGGACGAATTTTTGTTCTCGGTTTCATCCGAATTACAAGCAATGGAAACTAAAACTGCGTCGGCGACATCAAGATCATCACGACAAGATAAGAGGAGAAATATGATGGCTTCACTTCCACCTCCTTTGACAAGTATGAGCGGTTTTGATTGCATTGAAGTCAAGTCCCACCGTGAAAATGGAAGATTGGTAATGACAGCCGCGAAACCCCTTCCGCGTAATAGGTGCATTCAGGACCGAAGCAATGGCTGTGTAAGACTTGCAATATTGATTGATTCTGATGACCACATAGACACAgagaccaaagaagaagaagaagaaacaaccgAGACCATGagagataatgaagaagaaattcCAGAACACGATGAAGAAAAagttgaagaagacgatgaagaagaagtagaagaagaaattgaagtAAAGTGTGTTGAGAAAGTTCAAAGATCAAGAAGATGTACTGAAGGAGATcgagaaaacagaggatttcTAAATTGGGAATCTTTCTGTGTTGCCACTTCCTAA
- the LOC104764284 gene encoding RAN GTPase-activating protein 2-like, with protein sequence MDHSIKVGVSMSKVFSSFNFLTVINLSYTKLENEGAIAFVNALKSSAPSLEVIELAGNNITDEAAPAIAACLAAKRHLKKLNLSQNDLEDEGCVDIVEKNEGAIAFVNALKSSAPSLEVIELAGNNITDEAAPAIAACLAAKRHLKKLNLSQNDLEDQGCVDIVESMEDLELEYVDMSYNKLTRGGALNLAHIVVTKESLKMLNIDGNMISIRGIEEVKEVFKNCPKLLGPLDEMQNDSFGEDYEDYEENYEDYEDYEGNYVDDDDDLREWNDLEDFEDEFVSYFIYY encoded by the exons ATGGATCATAGCATAAAAGTCGGAGTTTCTATGAGCAAAGTATTTTCGAGCTTTAATTTCTTGACTGTTATTAACCTAAGTTATACCAAACTAGAGAATGAAGGTGCTATAGCTTTTGTAAACGCTCTCAAGAGTTCTGCTCCATCTCTTGAAGTTATAGAACTGGCCGGTAATAACATAACTGATGAGGCGGCTCCAGCTATCGCCGCTTGTTTGGCAGCAAAGCGACATCTGAAAAAGTTGAACTTGTCTCAGAATGATCTCGAAGACGAGGGATGTGTTGACATCGTAGAGA AGAATGAAGGTGCTATAGCTTTTGTAAACGCTCTCAAGAGTTCTGCTCCATCTCTTGAAGTTATAGAACTGGCCGGTAATAACATAACTGATGAGGCGGCTCCAGCTATCGCCGCTTGTTTGGCAGCAAAGCGACATCTGAAAAAGTTGAACTTGTCTCAGAATGATCTCGAAGACCAGGGATGTGTTGACATCGTAGAGAGTATGGAAGACTTGGAGTTAGAATATGTTGATATGAGCTACAATAAACTGACAAGAGGAGGAGCACTGAATCTGGCTCATATTGTTGTCACGAAAGAAAGTCTCAAGATGTTGAACATTGATGGGAATATGATCTCTATTAGAGGCATTGAGGAAGTCAAAGAGGTATTCAAGAACTGCCCTAAGTTACTTGGACCTTTGGATGAGATGCAGAATGACTCCTTTGGAGAAGACTATGAGGATTATGAAGAGAATTATGAAGACTATGAGGATTATGAAGGTAATtatgtggatgatgatgatgatttaagAGAGTGGAATGATCTTGAAGATTTTGAAGATGAATTTGTGAGTTATTTTATCTATTATTAG
- the LOC104764283 gene encoding probable ATP-dependent DNA helicase CHR12 codes for MVAQQLQERCEEEEEDPVETTKFLICALNYIFRDLPLPPHLFASVSSIYHGPSSSSSLSHSDVSPPLPTSPPGNKNLTPYGGDLMGEFEDALLKQRPNNSEAGSRLRDLLDNRNKSHIQRRLSELEELPSTRGEDLQAKCLLELYGLKLRELQSKVRTKVSSEFWLRLNCADVSSQLYDWGMMRLPRPFYGVGDPFAMEADDQFRKKRDAERLLRLEEEEKNLIETAKRKFFAEVLNAVREFQLQIQATQKRRRQRNDGVQAWHGRQRQRATRAEKLRLMALKSDDQEAYMKLVKESKNERLTTLLEETNKLLANLGAAVQRQKDAKLPEGIDLLKDSESDLSELDAPRSEPLQDLLPDQDIDITESDNNDDSNDLLEGQRQYNSAIHSIQEKVTEQPSLLEGGELRSYQIEGLQWMVSLFNNNLNGILADEMGLGKTIQTISLIAYLLENKGVPGPYLIVAPKAVLPNWVNEFATWVPSIAAFLYDGRLEERKAIREKIAGEGKFNVLITHYDLIMRDKAFLKKIEWYYMIVDEGHRLKNHESALAKTLLTGYRIKRRLLLTGTPIQNSLQELWSLLNFLLPHIFNSVQNFEEWFNAPFADRANVSLTDEEELLIIHRLHHVIRPFILRRRKDEVEKFLPGKTQVILKCDMSAWQKVYYKQVTDMGRVGLQTGSGKSKSLQNLTMQLRKCCNHPYLFVGGDYNMWKKPEIVRASGKFELLDRLLPKLRKAGHRILLFSQMTRLIDVLEIYLTLNDYKYLRLDGTTKTDQRGLLLKQFNEPDSPYFMFLLSTRAGGLGLNLQTADTVIIFDSDWNPQMDQQAEDRAHRIGQKKEVRVFVLVSVGSVEEVILERAKQKMGIDAKVIQAGLFNTTSTAQDRREMLEEIMRKGTSSLGTDVPSEREINRLAARSEDEFWMFERMDEERRRKENYRARLMQEQEVPEWAYTTQSKDDKLNSSKFHFGSVTGKRKRKEIVYSDTLSESQWLKAVESGEDLSKLTRKHRRGEKASNTKTPTSKKAIESIPIVSDGTSEEENEEEDEEEIPQEMSGKQRVEKSEEEEEEEEEEEGEEENDGKAVFKWNTQKKKRSRYSFTCSSSDSRAQSSNGSRRK; via the exons ATGGTGGCTCAGCAGCTCCAAGAGAgatgcgaagaagaagaagaagatccagtTGAGACCACCAAGTTTTTGATCTGTGCTCTCAATTACATCTTTCGTGACCTTCCTTTGCCTCCTCACCTCTTCGCCTCTGTTTCTTCTATCTACCATGgcccttcctcctcctcttctctctctcactccgATGTCTCTCCTCCGCTGCCTACTTCTCCACCT gGGAATAAGAATTTGACTCCCTATGGAGGTGATTTGATGGGGGAGTTTGAGGATGCTCTTTTGAAGCAGAGACCAAACAACTCTGAAGCAGGCTCTCGATTGAGAGATTTATTGGATAATCGGAATAAGAGTCATATCCAACGCCGCTTATCCGAACTTGAAG aatTACCTTCCACTAGAGGTGAAGACTTGCAGGCAAAATGCTTACTTGAACTTTATGGGCTTAAG TTACGAGAGTTGCAAAGCAAAGTTCGAACCAAGGTCAGCTCGGAGTTCTGGCTACGTCTGAACTGTGCTGATGTCAGTAGCCAACTATATGACTGGGGCATGATGCGGTTGCCTCGTCCATTTTATGGGGTTGGAGATCCTTTTGCTATGGAAGCTGATGATCAGTTCAGAAAGAAGCGTGATGCTGAG AGGTTATTACGtttagaagaagaggagaagaatctGATTGAAACCGCCAAGAGAAAATTCTTCGCAGAAGTACTTAATGCAGTTCGTGAATTCCAGTTGCAAATTCAGGCGACTCAAAAACGTCGTAGGCAAAGGAATGATGGTGTGCAG GCGTGGCATGGGAGACAAAGACAACGAGCTACCCGTGCTGAAAAGTTGAGGCTCATGGCCCTTAAATCTGATGATCAAGAGGCGTACATGAAACTAGTAAAGGAGAGTAAAAATGAAAGACTAACTACTCTTCTAGAGGAGACTAACAAACTCCTTGCTAATTTGGGAGCTGCTGTTCAACGTCAGAAAGATGCTAAACTTCCGGAAGGCATTGATCTACTGAAAGACTCAGAATCTGACTTGTCTGAACTTGATGCTCCAAGAAGTGAACCATTGCAGGATCTGCTTCCTGATCAGGATATTGATATAACTGAGTCTGACAATAACGATGACTCTAATGATTTACTAGAAGGACAGAGGCAGTATAACTCCGCTATTCACTCAATACAAGAGAAG GTGACGGAGCAACCCTCCCTTCTAGAAGGTGGGGAACTACGATCCTACCAAATAGAAGGGCTCCAATGGATGGTTTCTCTATTCAACAATAACCTGAATGGGATTTTAGCTGATGAGATGGGTTTGGGAAAAACGATTCAAACGATTTCTTTGATTGCGTATCTTCTGGAGAATAAAGGTGTGCCTGGGCCGTATCTGATAGTGGCTCCAAAAGCTGTGCTACCAAACTGGGTAAACGAGTTTGCAACATGGGTACCAAG CATTGCCGCTTTTCTTTATGATGGGCGTTTAGAGGAAAGAAAAGCAATAAGGGAAAAAATTGCAGGAGAAGGAAAATTTAACGTATTGATAACCCATTATGATCTTATCATGAGAGATAAAgcatttttgaagaaaattgAGTGGTACTACATGATTGTTGATGAAGGACATCGGCTGAAGAACCATGAATCTGCTCTCGCAAAGACTCTGTTAACAGG CTATCGTATAAAACGAAGACTTCTGTTAACTGGGACACCCATACAGAATAGCCTTCAAGAACTATGGTCATTGCTAAATTTTCTCCTTCCTCATATCTTTAACTCGGTTCAGAACTTCGAGGAATGGTTTAATGCTCCTTTTGCTGACCGTGCTAATGTCAGTCTTACTGATGAAGAGGAGCTCTTGATTATCCACCGTCTGCATCAT GTTATAAGGCCGTTTATACTGAGAAGGAGAAAGGACGAAGTAGAGAAATTCCTTCCTGGAAAGACACAGGTCATATTGAAGTGTGATATGTCGGCGTGGCAGAAAGTGTATTATAAACAAGTTACAGACATGGGAAGGGTTGGCCTTCAAACAG GATCTGGGAAATCAAAGAGTCTGCAAAATCTAACGATGCAACTAAGAAAGTGTTGTAACCATCCCTATCTTTTTGTTGGAGGAGACTACAATATGTGGAAGAAACCTGAGATTGTGAGAGCTTCAGGGAAATTTGAACTCCTTGATCGTCTCCTTCCAAAACTGCGCAAGGCTGGACATAGAATTCTTCTCTTCTCCCAAATGACCCGTCTTAttgatgttcttgagatttACTTGACACTTAATGATTATAAGTACCTTAGACTGGATGGTACCACAAAGACAGATCAAAGAGGGCTTTTACTGAAGCAATTCAACGAGCCAGACTCTCCATACTTCATGTTTCTTTTGAGCACGCGTGCTGGAGGTCTAGGTTTGAACTTGCAAACTGCAGACACTGTTATTATTTTTGACAGTGATTGGAACCCACAAATGGACCAACAGGCTGAGGATCGAGCCCATCGCATAGGGCAAAAGAAAGAAGTCAGAGTGTTTGTTTTGGTTAGCGTTGGCTCTGTTGAGGAAGTAATATTGGAGCGTGCAAAACAAAAGATGGGCATTGATGCCAAAGTCATACAAGCTGGACTTTTTAACACAACTTCCACTG CACAAGACAGAAGAGAGATGCTTGAAGAGATCATGCGCAAAGGAACAAGCTCGCTCGGGACAGATGTCCCCAGTGAGAGAGAAATAAACCGGCTCGCGGCTCGTAGTGAGGATGAATTTTGGATGTTTGAGCGAATGGATGAAGAGAGGCGAAGGAAGGAGAACTACAGAGCCCGTCTGATGCAAGAGCAGGAAGTCCCTGAGTGGGCGTACACTACTCAGAGCAAAGATGACAAGCTGAACAGCTCAAAATTCCATTTTGGGAGTGTCACAGGTAAGCGAAAACGTAAAGAGATCGTTTATAGCGACACACTAAGCGAGTCACAGTGGCTGAAAGCCGTGGAGAGTGGTGAAGACCTGTCAAAACTCACCAGGAAACATAGGAGAGGTGAGAAGGCAAGCAACACAAAGACACCAACGAGTAAAAAGGCAATAGAATCTATCCCAATAGTGAGTGATGGAACGAGCGAGGAGGAGAacgaagaggaagacgaagaagaaataCCACAGGAGATGAGTGGAAAACAGAGAGTGGAGAagtctgaagaagaagaagaagaagaagaagaagaagaaggtgaagaagagaatgatGGAAAGGCAGTATTCAAGTGGAAtactcagaagaagaaaaggtcaAGATACTCTTTTACGTGCTCTTCGTCTGACTCTAGAGCTCAAAGTTCTAATGGAAGTAGACGAAAGTGA